A genomic stretch from Pyxidicoccus trucidator includes:
- a CDS encoding non-ribosomal peptide synthetase yields the protein MEAMSDGNDPARASATLVDLLRERARLEPDFTLYTFLVDGEEQEERLTCAELDRRARMIAAGLSQLAPGERVLLLYPPGLDYIAAFFGCLYAGVVAVPVYPPRHDRSLARLQAITLDAQATAGLIRTEHLELLRQFFPLAPELERLAWIATDTLDDRAAETWAPPALTGAARAFFQYTSGSTSLPKGVMLTHRNLLRNLEAIRIRFQQTRDSRVVTWLPPYHDMGLIGGLLQPLYTGYPAVLMSPADFLQQPLRWLRAISRYRATTSGGPDFAYALCVRKVSPEQCAELDLRSWRVAFNGAEPIRQETLENFARTFGPSGFRRETFLPCYGLAEATLLVAGGEVGRPPRVELFEGASLQRGQAVPAAPGLADAQALVSSGRNALDGQLLIVEPELRAPVPDGTVGEVWVSGSSVAEGYWSQPEASARTFHATLRGSGGGPFLRTGDLGFVRDGELFVTGRAKDLLIIRGLNHYPQDIERTVERSHPALRPGSGAAFSVEAGGEERLVIVYEVSAKLAGNGLDEVLEAIRRAVSLQHELAVHAVELLEPGTVPKTSSGKIQRHACRAGFVAGELQPLARFTQSGAAGNGSAAPGLEAARAPLSPLGQAVAEEVSRVLGHPAPEASEPLLLDSLSSVELQHRLQARLKATVPLTRLLRGASLEELVTEVETALAASGDLETTPGAAAPATGDFPLSHGQRALWFLQQLAPDSAAYHIAAALRVLEPLDPDAFRRAVLQLIERHPALRTTFHAAGGEPFQRLHASGALDLEPRAAPPGGDEALRQALREEASRPFDLERGPLLRVRLYPREGGEHALLVVVHHLVADLWSLGQLAGELSVAYPAALRGARGELAEAGASYVDFVHRQRGELEGERGARLWDYWRKRLTGPAPVLEHLADHRRPPVQTYRGGRRERLLAPELTARLKRLAGDEGTTVFAALLAGYASLLHRHNGQRELWVGTPTAGRDRVEQAQTVGYFVNPVVLRVELSPDLPFRALVAEVGRTVREALEHAALPLSVLVERLAPARDASRSPLFQTMFALQQLPLRSQEGLAPLALGVGGARLALGGLAMESIELDAGTAQFDLSLAVAEVEGRLHVTLEYNADLFEPGTAERLLQRYERLLAGAVIRPEAMLAALPIDSAADRARLLEWGRPAEAPAPACVQAWIETQAQRAPGAFAVLSDAGALTYAELDARANALAWRLRALGVGPEVPVAIYLERSLEQIIAVLGVLKAGGAYVPLDPEFSAARLGDVLTDAGIRTAIIGASHAPLFSGHDVAVVNVGGAEEVRREPPPSTLTPENLAYVIYTSGSTGRPKGVMISHRALASLVHAERALFEISAADRILQFNSLSFDSSVEEIFLALATGATLVLRDAAMLATAEAFLEGCRRWDATVLDLPTAFWHTLTAALEEQGLALPPSLRLLIVAGERVHAERVSQWHRRAPASIRLIDVYGPTEGTVSATSFDLPAELAEDLEEVPIGRPLRTMGAYVLDGRLEPVPTGGVGELWLAGEGLARGYFGDPALTAERFVPDPHATTPGARLYRTGDLARVRADGVLEFLGRADAQVKVRGFRVELGELEAALRTCEGVRDALVLLRTEAPGRPGGLVAYAVAPPQLTPSGMRAHLAARLPPYMVPAHFVRLEAFPYNSSGKVDRRALPEPDAPDAGLAPRTAAEEVLAGIWADVLRLERVGVDQGFFELGGHSLLAMQVISRIRDAFGVELPVRALFEEGTVAALAARLEQARAGARPAVAPPLVPVPRDVPLPLSFAQQRLWLLARLEPDSAAYNEPGVLRLSGPLEPTALEGALAELLRRHELLRTRFVERDGEPLQLIEPAATVPLPLDDLRSLPPAAREARAEELTLAEVARPFALERAPLLRARLLRLADEEHRLVVVLHHIVCDAWSLGILFRDLAALYEARKDGRAASLPALGAQYADFAVWQRRWLQGAVLERQLTYWRRTLEGAPTELEFPLARGPRTAAPGPCGAVRRALPRPLISSLESLCRREGATPFMALLATFQALLHRYTGERDLVVGTPVAHRTHAALEPLVGFFVNTLVLRTRGAEGSSFRQWLASVREGALGAFSHQDLPFEKLVEALRLARASSRPPFLQFMFALQNAPEAHVALAGVHATLDEPLPAHAKFDVLLEVFQRGDAWIASWQFDTALLDDKAVGRMAEHFERLLAGALARPDAPLARLPLLTEAEQALISAANSTGQGVPRDASLSGAFEAQADRTPDATAVELEGQALTYRELDRRANQLARYLRGLEVGPGMPPVGLCLHRSFELIIGMLGILKAGGAYLPLEPSHPPERLARVLADAGARWVLTETSLLPALEGAEAGPLPLDTLGPSLAVRPGERFPSGVMAEDLAYVMYTSGSTGRPKGVCVPHRAVIRLVSRPNYLTLTADDAFLQLAPTAFDAATLEIWGPLLNGGRLVLFPEQGAAALEALGPVLARHRVTSLWLTAGLFHSVVERELEALGTVRQLLAGGDVLSPEHVRRVLERHPRLRLINGYGPTENTTFTCCHPMASPAEVEAPVPIGAPITGTQVYVLDAALEPVPVGVPGELYCAGDGLAHGYLGRPELTAERFLSDPFSREPGARMYRTGDRARWRADGRLDFLGRVDQQVKIRGFRVEPGEIETALLGHPAVRDASVVAVGDRADTRRLVAHVVLRDASAVTPEALRAFLSERLPGHLVPGAVALHAALPLTPNGKVDRRALAAEPLPAGTNDPAALAPRTRTEATLAAIWSELLGVARIGLHENFFALGGHSLMATRLLSRVREATGVELRLKTLFEAGSISALAERIDAARASVPAATRPLSPVPREGAMPLSFSQQRLWFIAQLDPHGAAYHVPGALRLTGELDVRVLEQCFNTLLERHEVLRTAFVSRDGTPAQRVEPRLTLRIPVEDLRALPPPARQPRARELERQEAEQPFALDAPPLLRVRLLQLDDREHLLLLTLHHIVSDGWSLGVLFREVTALYEAFSTGRESPLPPLPIQYADFAWWQREWLKGSMLESQLQYWRQHLAGAPPRLSLPFDFPPPELPSHHGKLVVGRIDEGRTAALEALGKRSGATLFMTALCAFYALLHRLTGAEDLVVGTPLANRTHPFTEDLVGFFVNTLALRCQVRGDMGFAQLLDQVRAITLAAQDHQDVPFDRVVNELGIERSLSHNPVFQVLFVLQNAPLPALRLKDLTLSEVEPNFDRVKFDLVVILQEHGGGLTVTWSYAAELFEEATVTRMHQQYEGLLGELVSGAASRVGPPVPAPQPQLQPQTERRTSDFERLRTIKPRPLNVPPKGEER from the coding sequence ATGGAAGCCATGAGCGACGGCAACGATCCGGCGCGAGCCAGCGCCACCCTCGTGGACCTCCTGCGCGAGCGCGCTCGCCTGGAACCGGACTTCACGCTCTACACCTTCCTCGTGGATGGAGAGGAGCAGGAGGAGCGGCTGACCTGCGCGGAGCTGGATCGCCGCGCCCGGATGATCGCGGCCGGGCTGAGCCAGCTGGCCCCCGGTGAGCGCGTCCTGCTCCTCTATCCCCCCGGGCTCGACTACATCGCCGCCTTCTTCGGGTGCCTCTATGCCGGCGTCGTGGCGGTGCCCGTCTACCCGCCACGGCATGATCGCTCGCTCGCGCGGCTCCAGGCCATCACGCTGGACGCGCAGGCCACCGCCGGGCTCATCCGGACCGAGCACCTGGAGCTGCTGCGCCAGTTCTTCCCGCTCGCTCCCGAGCTGGAGCGGCTGGCGTGGATTGCCACCGACACGCTCGACGATCGCGCCGCGGAGACGTGGGCGCCGCCCGCGCTCACCGGAGCGGCTCGGGCGTTCTTCCAATACACCTCCGGGTCCACCAGCCTGCCCAAGGGGGTGATGCTCACGCATCGCAACCTCCTCCGGAACCTGGAGGCGATCCGCATCCGCTTCCAGCAGACGCGCGACAGCCGGGTGGTGACGTGGCTGCCGCCCTACCATGACATGGGGCTCATCGGCGGCCTGCTCCAGCCGCTCTACACGGGCTACCCGGCCGTGCTGATGTCGCCCGCGGACTTCCTGCAGCAGCCGCTCCGGTGGCTCCGGGCCATCTCCCGCTACCGCGCCACCACCAGCGGCGGGCCGGACTTCGCCTACGCGCTGTGTGTGCGCAAGGTGAGCCCGGAGCAATGCGCTGAGCTGGACCTGCGCTCCTGGCGCGTGGCGTTCAACGGCGCCGAGCCGATCCGCCAGGAGACGCTGGAGAACTTCGCGCGGACGTTCGGCCCGTCCGGGTTCCGCCGCGAGACCTTCCTCCCCTGCTATGGACTGGCCGAGGCCACGCTGCTGGTGGCCGGAGGCGAGGTCGGCAGACCGCCGCGAGTGGAGCTGTTCGAGGGCGCCTCGCTCCAGCGGGGCCAGGCCGTCCCAGCAGCGCCGGGACTGGCGGACGCCCAGGCGCTCGTGAGCTCCGGCCGCAACGCGCTGGATGGCCAGCTGCTCATCGTGGAGCCCGAGCTGCGGGCTCCCGTTCCCGATGGGACGGTCGGTGAGGTCTGGGTCTCCGGCTCGAGCGTCGCGGAGGGGTACTGGAGCCAGCCGGAGGCCAGCGCGCGGACGTTCCACGCCACGCTCCGCGGCTCAGGTGGGGGGCCCTTCCTGCGCACCGGAGATCTCGGCTTCGTGCGGGACGGTGAGCTCTTCGTGACAGGGCGCGCCAAGGACCTCCTCATCATCCGCGGCCTCAACCACTACCCGCAGGACATCGAGCGCACCGTCGAGCGAAGCCATCCCGCCCTCCGTCCCGGCTCCGGCGCCGCGTTCTCGGTGGAAGCGGGCGGCGAAGAGCGGCTCGTCATCGTGTACGAGGTGTCCGCGAAGCTCGCGGGCAACGGCCTCGACGAGGTGCTCGAGGCGATCCGCCGTGCAGTCTCCCTGCAACACGAGCTGGCCGTCCACGCCGTGGAGCTGCTCGAGCCGGGCACCGTGCCCAAGACCTCGAGCGGCAAGATCCAACGGCATGCCTGCCGCGCCGGATTCGTCGCCGGAGAGCTCCAGCCCCTGGCGCGCTTCACGCAGTCCGGGGCAGCTGGAAATGGCTCCGCGGCGCCCGGCCTCGAAGCGGCCCGGGCCCCCCTCTCTCCGTTGGGTCAGGCGGTCGCGGAGGAGGTCTCGCGCGTCCTGGGCCATCCCGCCCCCGAGGCCAGCGAGCCGCTGTTGCTCGACTCGCTGTCGAGCGTGGAGCTCCAGCATCGGCTTCAGGCGCGCCTGAAGGCGACCGTGCCCCTCACGCGCCTGCTGCGAGGCGCCAGCCTCGAGGAGCTCGTCACCGAGGTCGAGACGGCACTCGCGGCGAGCGGGGACCTCGAGACGACGCCAGGGGCGGCGGCTCCGGCGACGGGTGACTTTCCCCTCTCCCATGGTCAGCGGGCGCTGTGGTTCCTGCAGCAGCTCGCGCCCGACAGCGCCGCGTACCACATCGCCGCCGCGCTTCGCGTGCTGGAGCCGCTCGACCCGGACGCGTTCCGGCGCGCGGTGCTGCAGCTCATCGAGCGCCACCCAGCCCTGCGCACCACCTTCCACGCGGCGGGCGGAGAACCCTTCCAGCGGCTGCATGCCAGTGGCGCGCTCGACCTGGAGCCGCGGGCGGCGCCCCCGGGGGGGGACGAGGCGCTCCGGCAGGCCCTGCGGGAAGAGGCCTCGAGGCCCTTCGACCTGGAGCGAGGGCCGCTGCTGCGCGTGCGGCTCTATCCACGGGAGGGAGGCGAGCACGCGCTGCTCGTGGTGGTGCACCACCTGGTGGCGGACCTCTGGTCGCTCGGGCAGCTTGCCGGTGAGCTATCGGTGGCGTACCCGGCGGCGCTGCGCGGTGCGCGTGGGGAGCTGGCCGAGGCGGGCGCCTCATACGTCGACTTCGTCCACCGGCAGCGTGGTGAGCTGGAGGGAGAGCGCGGAGCCCGCCTGTGGGACTACTGGCGGAAGCGGCTGACGGGACCGGCGCCCGTGCTCGAGCACCTGGCGGATCACCGTCGCCCGCCCGTGCAGACCTACCGCGGTGGACGGCGGGAGCGGCTCCTCGCCCCCGAGCTCACCGCGCGGTTGAAGCGGCTCGCGGGGGATGAAGGCACGACCGTCTTCGCCGCGTTGCTGGCGGGCTATGCGTCGCTGCTGCACCGGCACAACGGGCAGCGGGAGCTCTGGGTGGGCACCCCCACCGCCGGGCGAGACCGGGTGGAGCAGGCGCAGACCGTGGGCTACTTCGTGAACCCCGTGGTGCTCCGCGTGGAGCTGTCGCCGGACCTCCCGTTCCGGGCGCTGGTGGCGGAGGTGGGCCGGACCGTCCGGGAGGCGTTGGAGCACGCGGCCCTGCCGCTGAGCGTTCTCGTCGAGCGCCTGGCCCCCGCCCGCGACGCGAGCCGTTCTCCCCTCTTCCAGACGATGTTCGCGCTCCAGCAGCTCCCGCTCCGGAGCCAGGAGGGCCTGGCCCCGCTCGCCCTGGGGGTAGGCGGCGCGCGCCTGGCCCTGGGGGGCCTGGCCATGGAGTCCATCGAGCTGGATGCGGGGACCGCCCAGTTCGACCTCAGCCTCGCCGTCGCCGAGGTCGAGGGGCGGCTCCACGTGACGCTCGAGTACAACGCGGACCTGTTCGAGCCCGGGACGGCCGAGCGGCTGCTGCAGCGTTACGAGCGCCTGCTGGCCGGCGCAGTCATCAGGCCGGAGGCGATGCTGGCCGCACTGCCCATCGACTCGGCGGCGGACCGGGCACGGCTGCTGGAGTGGGGACGGCCCGCGGAGGCGCCCGCCCCGGCGTGCGTCCAGGCATGGATCGAGACGCAGGCGCAGCGCGCTCCAGGAGCGTTCGCGGTCCTGTCCGACGCTGGCGCGCTCACGTATGCGGAGCTGGACGCGCGTGCCAATGCGCTGGCCTGGCGGCTGCGTGCGCTCGGCGTTGGACCGGAAGTCCCGGTGGCCATCTACCTGGAGCGGTCGCTCGAGCAGATCATCGCGGTGCTCGGAGTCCTCAAGGCGGGCGGAGCCTACGTCCCCCTCGATCCCGAGTTCAGCGCGGCGCGGCTGGGGGACGTCCTCACCGACGCGGGCATCCGAACCGCCATCATCGGGGCCAGCCATGCGCCGCTCTTCTCCGGCCACGACGTGGCGGTGGTGAATGTGGGGGGCGCGGAAGAGGTCCGCCGCGAGCCGCCGCCCTCGACGCTCACCCCGGAGAACCTCGCCTACGTCATCTATACGTCCGGCTCCACCGGCCGGCCCAAGGGCGTGATGATCAGCCACCGCGCCCTCGCCAGCCTCGTCCACGCGGAGCGGGCGCTCTTTGAAATCAGCGCGGCGGACCGCATCCTCCAGTTCAACTCGCTCAGCTTCGATTCCAGCGTGGAGGAGATCTTCCTTGCACTCGCCACGGGCGCCACGCTCGTCCTGCGAGACGCGGCGATGCTCGCGACCGCGGAAGCCTTCCTCGAGGGCTGCCGGCGGTGGGACGCCACGGTGCTGGATCTGCCCACCGCGTTCTGGCACACGCTCACGGCCGCGTTGGAGGAGCAGGGCCTCGCGCTGCCCCCGTCGCTCCGGCTGCTCATCGTCGCCGGTGAGCGGGTGCACGCGGAGCGGGTGTCGCAGTGGCACCGCCGCGCCCCCGCGTCCATTCGCCTCATCGACGTCTATGGCCCGACGGAGGGGACCGTGTCCGCCACGTCCTTCGACCTCCCCGCGGAGCTGGCGGAGGACCTGGAGGAGGTGCCCATCGGCCGGCCGTTGCGGACCATGGGGGCCTACGTGCTCGACGGGCGGCTCGAGCCCGTGCCGACCGGCGGCGTCGGAGAGCTCTGGCTCGCGGGTGAGGGGCTGGCGCGCGGGTACTTCGGGGACCCCGCGCTGACCGCGGAGCGCTTCGTGCCAGACCCGCACGCGACGACGCCCGGCGCACGGCTCTACCGCACCGGGGACCTGGCCCGCGTCCGCGCCGACGGGGTGCTCGAGTTCCTGGGCCGCGCCGATGCGCAGGTGAAGGTCCGCGGATTTCGCGTCGAGCTGGGGGAGCTCGAGGCCGCGCTCCGGACGTGCGAGGGCGTCCGCGACGCCCTCGTCCTGCTGCGCACCGAGGCCCCCGGGAGGCCCGGAGGGCTGGTCGCCTACGCCGTGGCACCTCCGCAATTGACTCCTTCGGGGATGCGCGCGCACCTGGCCGCGCGGCTCCCCCCGTACATGGTGCCCGCCCACTTCGTGCGGCTCGAGGCATTCCCCTACAACTCCTCGGGCAAGGTGGATCGGCGCGCGCTCCCGGAGCCCGATGCTCCCGACGCGGGCCTGGCGCCGCGGACCGCGGCGGAGGAGGTGCTGGCCGGCATCTGGGCGGACGTGCTGCGCCTGGAGCGCGTCGGCGTCGACCAGGGGTTCTTCGAGCTGGGCGGCCACTCGCTGCTGGCCATGCAGGTCATCTCGCGCATCCGCGACGCGTTCGGGGTGGAGCTGCCCGTCCGGGCGTTGTTCGAGGAAGGCACCGTGGCCGCGCTCGCCGCCCGGCTCGAGCAGGCCCGCGCGGGTGCGCGGCCCGCCGTGGCCCCGCCGCTCGTCCCCGTCCCCCGCGACGTCCCCCTCCCCCTCTCCTTTGCCCAGCAACGGCTCTGGCTGCTGGCCCGGCTGGAGCCAGACAGCGCCGCCTATAACGAGCCCGGGGTGCTTCGGCTGTCGGGCCCGCTCGAGCCCACCGCCCTCGAGGGCGCCCTGGCGGAGCTGCTCCGCCGGCACGAGCTCCTGCGCACCCGCTTCGTCGAGCGCGACGGTGAGCCCCTCCAGCTCATCGAGCCAGCGGCGACAGTCCCACTCCCGCTGGACGATTTGCGCTCGCTGCCTCCCGCGGCACGAGAGGCGCGCGCGGAGGAGCTCACCCTCGCGGAGGTGGCACGCCCCTTCGCGCTGGAGCGAGCGCCGCTGCTGCGCGCACGGCTGCTCCGCCTCGCGGACGAGGAACACCGGCTGGTCGTGGTCCTGCATCACATCGTCTGCGACGCGTGGTCGCTCGGCATCCTCTTCCGCGACCTGGCCGCGCTGTACGAGGCGCGGAAGGACGGGCGCGCGGCCTCGCTGCCTGCCCTGGGCGCGCAGTACGCCGACTTCGCGGTGTGGCAGCGCCGGTGGCTTCAGGGCGCGGTGCTGGAGCGGCAGCTCACGTACTGGCGGAGGACCCTGGAGGGAGCGCCGACGGAGCTGGAGTTCCCCCTCGCACGGGGGCCGCGGACCGCCGCGCCCGGCCCGTGTGGCGCCGTCCGCCGCGCGCTGCCCCGGCCGCTGATCTCCTCCCTCGAGTCGCTCTGCCGCCGCGAGGGGGCCACGCCGTTCATGGCCCTGCTCGCCACGTTCCAGGCGCTGCTGCACCGCTACACCGGAGAGCGGGACCTCGTCGTGGGCACGCCCGTGGCCCACCGGACGCACGCCGCGCTCGAGCCGCTGGTGGGATTCTTCGTCAACACGCTGGTGCTGCGGACACGGGGGGCCGAGGGAAGCTCGTTCCGGCAGTGGCTCGCGAGCGTCCGCGAGGGAGCCCTCGGCGCCTTCTCACATCAGGACCTGCCCTTCGAGAAGCTGGTGGAGGCCCTGAGGTTGGCGCGTGCCTCCAGCCGTCCCCCCTTCCTGCAGTTCATGTTCGCGCTCCAGAACGCGCCCGAGGCCCACGTCGCGCTCGCGGGGGTGCACGCCACCCTGGACGAGCCGCTCCCCGCGCACGCGAAGTTCGACGTGCTCCTGGAAGTCTTCCAGCGGGGCGACGCGTGGATTGCCAGCTGGCAGTTCGACACCGCGCTGCTCGACGACAAGGCGGTCGGCCGCATGGCCGAGCACTTCGAACGGCTGCTCGCGGGCGCGCTGGCCCGGCCTGACGCGCCCCTGGCCCGCCTCCCCCTGCTCACCGAGGCGGAGCAGGCCCTCATCTCCGCGGCGAACAGCACGGGCCAGGGCGTCCCGCGTGACGCGTCGCTCTCCGGGGCCTTCGAGGCCCAGGCCGACCGGACCCCCGACGCCACCGCGGTCGAGCTCGAAGGGCAGGCCCTGACGTACCGGGAGCTGGACCGACGCGCCAACCAGCTCGCGCGCTACCTGCGCGGTCTGGAGGTCGGGCCCGGGATGCCGCCAGTGGGGCTCTGCCTCCACCGCTCCTTCGAGCTGATCATCGGGATGCTCGGCATCCTGAAGGCGGGCGGCGCGTACCTTCCGCTCGAGCCCAGCCATCCGCCGGAGCGCCTGGCGCGGGTGCTCGCGGACGCGGGCGCGCGGTGGGTGCTCACCGAGACGTCCCTGCTGCCAGCCCTGGAAGGCGCCGAGGCAGGACCGCTGCCGCTCGACACCCTCGGGCCGTCCCTCGCCGTGCGCCCGGGTGAGCGGTTCCCGAGCGGCGTCATGGCGGAGGACCTCGCCTACGTCATGTACACGTCCGGCTCCACGGGCCGGCCCAAGGGCGTCTGCGTCCCCCACCGGGCGGTCATCCGCCTCGTGAGCCGGCCCAACTACCTCACCCTGACGGCGGACGACGCCTTCCTCCAGCTCGCGCCGACAGCCTTCGATGCCGCGACCCTGGAGATCTGGGGGCCGCTGCTCAATGGCGGCCGCCTGGTGCTCTTCCCCGAGCAGGGCGCGGCGGCGCTCGAGGCGCTGGGGCCGGTGCTGGCAAGGCACCGGGTTACCAGCCTGTGGCTGACCGCCGGTCTCTTCCACAGCGTCGTGGAGCGGGAGCTCGAGGCGCTCGGGACGGTGCGGCAGTTGCTCGCCGGCGGTGACGTGTTGTCGCCTGAGCACGTGCGCCGGGTGCTCGAACGGCACCCGCGGCTGCGGCTCATCAACGGGTACGGGCCGACCGAGAACACCACGTTCACCTGCTGCCACCCGATGGCGTCTCCCGCCGAGGTGGAGGCGCCGGTTCCCATTGGCGCGCCGATTACGGGCACCCAGGTCTACGTGCTGGATGCCGCGCTCGAGCCCGTGCCAGTGGGCGTGCCCGGAGAGCTGTACTGCGCGGGGGATGGCCTGGCCCATGGCTATCTCGGCCGGCCGGAGCTGACCGCCGAGCGGTTCCTGTCAGATCCCTTCAGCCGCGAGCCCGGCGCCCGCATGTACCGCACGGGAGACAGGGCCCGCTGGCGCGCCGACGGACGCCTCGACTTTCTCGGGCGCGTCGACCAGCAGGTGAAGATTCGCGGGTTCCGCGTCGAGCCGGGGGAGATAGAGACCGCCCTGCTGGGACACCCGGCGGTGCGCGACGCCTCGGTCGTCGCCGTGGGAGACCGCGCCGACACCCGGCGGCTGGTGGCGCACGTCGTCCTGCGAGACGCCTCCGCGGTCACCCCCGAGGCGCTGCGCGCCTTCCTCTCGGAGCGGCTGCCCGGGCACCTGGTTCCAGGCGCGGTGGCGCTCCACGCGGCGCTTCCCCTGACTCCGAATGGGAAGGTCGACCGGCGCGCGCTCGCCGCGGAGCCCCTCCCAGCGGGCACGAATGACCCCGCGGCGCTCGCGCCGCGCACCCGCACCGAGGCGACGCTCGCGGCAATCTGGTCCGAGCTGCTCGGAGTGGCCCGCATCGGGCTGCACGAGAACTTCTTCGCGTTGGGCGGCCACTCGCTGATGGCCACGCGGCTCCTCTCCCGGGTGCGCGAGGCCACCGGGGTCGAGCTGCGGCTGAAGACCCTCTTCGAGGCGGGCAGCATCTCCGCGCTGGCGGAGCGGATCGATGCGGCGCGAGCGTCGGTGCCGGCCGCAACGCGTCCCCTCTCCCCGGTGCCCCGCGAGGGCGCGATGCCGCTGTCCTTCTCCCAGCAGCGGCTGTGGTTCATCGCACAGCTCGACCCGCACGGCGCGGCGTACCACGTCCCTGGAGCCCTGCGCCTGACCGGCGAGCTGGACGTGCGGGTGCTCGAGCAGTGCTTCAACACGCTCCTCGAGCGTCACGAGGTGCTCCGCACCGCGTTCGTGTCGCGAGACGGAACCCCGGCCCAGCGAGTGGAGCCGCGGCTCACGCTCCGCATCCCCGTCGAGGACCTTCGTGCGCTGCCGCCCCCGGCGCGCCAGCCGCGAGCCCGCGAGCTGGAGCGTCAGGAGGCGGAGCAGCCGTTCGCGCTCGACGCGCCCCCGCTCCTGCGGGTCCGGCTGCTCCAGCTGGACGACCGGGAGCACCTGCTCCTGCTGACGCTGCACCACATCGTCTCGGACGGCTGGTCGCTGGGCGTCCTCTTCCGGGAGGTGACCGCCCTGTACGAGGCCTTCAGCACCGGCCGGGAGAGCCCCCTGCCACCGCTGCCCATCCAGTACGCCGACTTTGCCTGGTGGCAGCGGGAGTGGCTCAAGGGCTCCATGCTCGAGTCCCAGCTCCAGTACTGGCGCCAGCACCTGGCGGGCGCGCCGCCACGGCTCTCGCTGCCATTCGATTTCCCGCCGCCCGAGCTGCCGAGCCACCACGGCAAGCTCGTGGTGGGCCGGATCGACGAGGGCCGGACCGCTGCCCTCGAGGCGCTCGGGAAGCGTTCGGGGGCCACCCTCTTCATGACCGCCCTGTGCGCGTTCTACGCGCTGCTGCACCGCCTCACCGGTGCGGAGGACCTCGTCGTCGGAACGCCGCTCGCCAACCGCACGCATCCCTTCACCGAGGACCTGGTCGGCTTCTTCGTGAACACGCTCGCGCTCAGGTGCCAGGTGCGCGGGGACATGGGCTTCGCGCAGCTGTTGGACCAGGTGCGCGCCATCACACTCGCGGCCCAGGACCACCAGGACGTCCCCTTCGACCGCGTGGTGAACGAGCTCGGAATCGAACGGTCCTTGAGCCACAACCCGGTGTTCCAGGTGCTCTTCGTCCTCCAGAACGCGCCCCTGCCCGCGCTGCGGCTGAAGGACCTGACCTTGAGCGAGGTGGAGCCGAACTTCGATCGGGTGAAGTTCGACCTCGTGGTCATCCTGCAGGAGCACGGCGGCGGGCTGACCGTCACCTGGAGCTACGCCGCCGAGCTCTTCGAGGAAGCCACCGTCACGCGGATGCACCAGCAGTACGAGGGCCTGCTGGGGGAGCTCGTCTCCGGCGCGGCGTCGCGCGTCGGCCCGCCGGTGCCCGCGCCCCAGCCTCAGCTCCAGCCCCAGACCGAGCGGAGGACCTCGGACTTCGAGAGGCTGCGCACCATCAAGCCCAGGCCGCTCAACGTGCCCCCGAAGGGGGAGGAGCGCTGA
- a CDS encoding pyridoxal phosphate-dependent aminotransferase, with amino-acid sequence MTVTYDPGVHLEGDGWLALHRNENLFAEPAMLDELARRALAKVTLSAYPHPTSLLLREQLAELYGVAAENIFVGNGSDEVLSELLRYLRPSHEAMWLQDVGYAIHGLLAARLGYRLETLPGSTFSTGRVEPPPGPCLSVVDSPNAVTGHAVRAEEVFALGHAPGSFLVWDNAYGEIAGNALPREVRANVVTVRSFSKFYGLAGARVGYCIGDRALVAELLQRKDAFNVGAFPQAVALEALARREHFVQLARQLHDSRERMVTALRALGFEVRPSHGNFVLARHPAREAAALQQGLAGRRIAVRRFPKDAVRNHLRITVPPAPGVDRLLEALQALLGSDGRPPVAG; translated from the coding sequence ATGACCGTGACCTATGACCCCGGGGTGCACCTCGAGGGGGACGGCTGGCTCGCCCTGCACCGCAACGAGAACCTGTTCGCCGAGCCGGCGATGCTCGACGAACTGGCGCGGCGAGCGCTCGCGAAGGTGACGCTCTCGGCGTACCCCCACCCGACGTCGCTCCTGTTGCGCGAGCAGCTCGCCGAGCTGTATGGCGTCGCCGCGGAGAACATCTTCGTGGGGAATGGCTCGGACGAGGTCCTCTCCGAGCTGCTGCGCTACCTGCGGCCGTCCCATGAGGCCATGTGGCTCCAGGATGTCGGCTACGCCATCCACGGCCTGCTGGCGGCCCGCCTGGGCTACCGGCTCGAGACACTGCCTGGAAGCACCTTCTCCACCGGCCGGGTGGAGCCTCCCCCGGGGCCGTGCCTGTCCGTGGTGGACTCGCCCAACGCCGTCACCGGCCACGCCGTCCGCGCCGAGGAGGTGTTCGCCCTCGGCCACGCCCCCGGCTCGTTCCTCGTCTGGGACAACGCCTACGGAGAGATCGCGGGCAATGCGCTGCCGCGCGAGGTGCGCGCCAACGTCGTCACCGTCCGCAGCTTCTCCAAGTTCTATGGGCTGGCGGGAGCGCGCGTCGGCTACTGCATCGGCGACCGCGCGCTCGTCGCCGAGCTGCTCCAGCGCAAGGACGCCTTCAATGTCGGCGCCTTCCCGCAGGCGGTCGCGCTCGAGGCGCTCGCGCGGCGCGAGCACTTCGTTCAGCTCGCCCGGCAGCTGCACGACTCCCGCGAGCGGATGGTCACCGCGCTGCGCGCGCTCGGTTTCGAGGTGCGGCCTTCCCACGGCAACTTCGTCCTGGCGCGGCATCCCGCGCGCGAGGCCGCCGCGCTGCAGCAGGGCCTGGCGGGCCGGAGGATTGCGGTGCGCCGCTTCCCGAAGGACGCAGTGCGCAACCACCTCCGCATCACCGTGCCGCCCGCCCCAGGCGTCGACCGCCTGCTCGAAGCCTTGCAGGCACTGCTGGGAAGCGACGGCCGACCGCCCGTAGCGGGTTGA